TATCATTGGAAACACACTAACAAAAGAAATAAAAGAAAAGCTATACAATATTTTAGCTGCCAACATAGATGTGTTTGCATTGCAAGTTTCTGATATGACTGGAGTACCACGATACATTGCTGAGCATAAGCTTAATGTGAATCCCAATATTCCACCAGTGTGTCAAAAGAAAAGAGGTATAGCTCCTGAATGGACAAAGTTCCTTAGAGAGGAGGTTAGAAATTTGGTAGAAGCCGGGATATTACGGGAAGTCAAGTATCAAACATGGGTAGCAAATCCAGTGATGGTGAGAAAACCAGATAATATGTGGAGGATGTGTGTGGATTTTACAGATATTAACAAAGCTTGCCCGAAAGATAACTACCCTTTGCCAAAAACAGATTGGAAAGTGGAGTCTTTAAGTGGGTATCAATTTAAGTCTTTTTGGATGCCTACAAGGGATATCATTAAATTCCAATGGTAGTACGGGATCAAGATAAAACAGCTTTCCACACGGCAGGCGGAATTTTTTGTTATGTAAAAATGCCTTTTGGATTAAAGAATGCAGGATCAACTTACCAATGTGTCATTGATATGGCATTTATAGATCAAATAGGCAGGAATGTagaggtttatgttgatgatattgttatcAAAAGTCACACGGAGGAAAGCATGCTTAGGGATATTCTAGAGACCTTTGATTCAATGCGTAAGATTAATATGAAATTAAATCCTAAGAAGTGTACGTTTGGTGTAGAAGAGGGTAAATCTTTGGGCCATATTGTTACGGAGAGATGAATTAAGGCAAATCCAAAGAAGATTCAAGCAATCGAGGATATGGCATCTCCAAAAACAAAGAAGGAAGTGCAAAGCTTGAATGGAAGATTGGCGGCTTTAACAAGGTTCTTATCTAGAGTAGCAGATCGTTCATTACCATTCATGAAGGTTTTAAAAAGTTGTTTAAACAAAAAGGATTTCGCGTGGACTGAAGAAGCTAAAATAGTTTTTCAGGATGTTAAACGACTTTTAAAATAATTACTAACGTTAACTGCACCAATAGTAGGAGAAACGTTAATTCTATATATGGAAGTGTCGGTGGAAGCCATTATTTCCGTTTTAATTGCAGAACGGAATGGGGTGCAAATGCTAATATATTTTGTCAGCAAGTTATTACAGAAAAGTGAAATCAATTATCCGCCCATCAAAAAATTGGTATATGCTTTAGTGCATACAGTTAGACGACTTAAGCAGTATTTTCAAGGACATCCAATTCTTGTCTTAACAGATCAACCAATAAAGTAAATTTTGAAACATCCAGAATCATCAGGCCATTTAGCAAAATGGGCAGTTGAGCTAGGAGAATATGAAATAAATTTCTCACCAAGACATGCAGTTAAAGGGCAGATTTTGGCAGATTTTCTTTTAGAAACAACTGAAAAAGTAGATTATTCATGAGATGTTACAAACGGTAATTGTATGTGGAAGTTACATACCGATGGAGCATCAAGTGAAGAGGGAGTTGGTGCAGGATTGGTGCTTACAAGCCCGGAAGGGGAATAACATACATATGCACTCAAGTTTTGTTTTTATGCAtctaacaatgaagcagagtatgaagcATTGTTTTCCGGCCTCCGCAAAGCGTCTGAGATAGGAATAAAGCATTTACGTGCCTATGTGGATTTTTAAATTGTTGCACAGCAAGTTAATGGAGCGTTTGAAGCAAAAGATATATCCATGAAGCAATATTTGCAATTAGTTGaaaagatttctaaaaattttgaaactTTAGAGGTTGTGCAAATATCaagaaataagaacaaaaaagcaGATGTGTTGAGCAGATTAGCAAcattaacatttgatcatttgcatAAGAAAGTTTTGGTGGAAGTTTTTAGGATAAATCAATTGATGAAAAGGTGTTAGTAGCAACTGGTGAGGAAGGAGGATCGTGTTGGATGACTCCTTACGTGAAGTATTTGCAGGACAGAACGCTGCCAGATGATGTCACGAAAGCAAGACGGATAAAGGTAAGTGCTCCGCTCTACGTATTGAAGAATGGTGTGCTCTACAGGAAATCTTTCAATGGTCCAAATTTGAGGTGTTTAGCGCCACAACAAGCTATAGATGTGATTAAAGAGATGCATGAAGGTTTGTGTGCACaacattctgattataaaactGTTGTGGCACGGATAATGAGGCAAGCATATTATTGGCAAACAATTTACAGTGATACATCAGAGATAATCAAAGCGTGTGATGCATGTCAGCGGCACGGGACCGTCCAGCTTCTGCCAAAATATGATTTAATTTCAGTTTCATCTGCATGGCCATTTTGCAAGTGGGCAATTGATATAGTAGGACCATTCCCCGGGAGTGTTGGCAATGCAAGATTTTTGGTGGTTGCAATTGACTTTTACACTAAGTGGGTTGAGGCAAAGGTGTTAGCACGGATAACGGGTGAAAACATAAAGAAGTTTGTATGGAATGATATTGTGTGTAGGTATGGTTTACTAAACGAAATTGTAAGTGATAACGGCAAGCAGTTTGAAGAAAACCCATTTAAAAGTTGGTGTGAGGATTTGagcaaaacaatgaaaaacttcagttcattgaagaacccgtcgaaataatggatcgtgaggttaagagacttaagcaaaacaagatactgattgttaaggtttgatggaatgctcgtagaggactcgagttcacctgggagcgtgaagatcagatgaagaagaaatacccgcatctatttccagaagattcgtcaacaccttcaacagcttaaaatttcgggacgaaatttatttaacgggtaggtactgtagtgacccgaacttttccatgtttatatatttaattgagattgatatttacatgactaaatgttttcaacgtgttaagcaatcaacttgttaagacttgattaattgaaataggtttcatatagacaattgaccacccaagttgaccggtgattcacgaacgttaaaacttgtaaaaactatacgatgacatatatatggttatatatatagttaacatgattttattataagtaagtatctcattaggtattttaacaatgagttatatacataaaaatgagactattaaattaagaaactcgaaaacgatatatataacgattatcgttataacagagtcttactaggtacatatgaatcatattaagatattgatacacttggttaattatgttaaataataagtaaatatatcattaagcgtattaacaatgaactacatatgtaaaaataagactactaacttaatgatttcgaaacgagacatatatgtaacgattatcgttgtaacgacatttaactgtatatatatcatactaagatgtattatatatcataatatcatgataatgtaacaatttaacatctcatttgatataataaacaatgggttaacaacatttaacaagatcgttaacctaaaggtttcaaaacaacatttacatgtaacgactaacgatgacttaacgactcagttaaaatgtatatacatgtagtgttttaatatgtattcatacaattttgaaagacttcaatacacttatcaaaatacttctacttaacaaaaatgcttacaattacatcctcgttcagtttcatcaacaattctactcgtatgcacccgtattcgtactcgtacaatacatagattttagatgtatgtactattggtatatacactccaatgatccaatcttagcagaccatgtgagtcacttaacacatgtaggaaccatcatttggcaactagcatgaaatatctcataaaattacaaaaatatgagtaatcattcatgacttatttacatgaaaacaaaattacatttcctttatatctaatccatataccaacgaccaaaaacacctacaaacactttcattattcaattttcttcatctaattgatctctctcaagttccatcttcaagttctaagtgttcttcataaattccataagtatagtttcataaaaatcaagaatactaccaagtttgcaagtttacttccaagctttctaatccattccaagtaatcatctaagatcaaggaacctttgttatttatagtaggttatctttctaattcaaggtaatattcatattcaaactttgattcaatttctacaactataacaatcttatttcgagtgaaaatcttacttgaactgttttcgtgtcatgattctgcttcaagaactttcaagccatccaaggatcctttgaagctagatccatttttatcatttccattagttttatccagaaaacttgaggtagtaatgatgttcataacatcattcgattcatacatataaagctatcttattcgaaggtttaaacttgtaatcactagaacatagtttagttaattctaaacttgttcgcaaacaaaagttaatccttctaacttgacttttaaaatcaactaaacacatgttctatatctatatgatatactaacttaatgatttaaaacctggaaatacgatgaacaccataaaattggatatacgccgtcgtagtgaaaccgggggctgttttggtttggataattaaaaactatgataaactttgatttaaaagttgttcttctggaaaaatgatttttcatatgaacatgaaactatatccaaaaatcaaggttaaactcaaagtggaagtatgttttctaaaatggtcatctagacgtcgttctttcgactgaaatgactacctttaaagtcacgatttctcagattttcttgttcatttctcgaattttctcgtaAAATCTCgcaatttctcgaattttctcactcatttctcgtattttttttgtaaaatttcgtaataatgtatataaaaatacatatatttatttataagtataaatttatactaaaaacactaaaaagtcaacgtaagtcaacatccgagatctccccgagattttttcgagatgccgagatctcccaaaaaatgtccaaacgatatctccccgagatccgagtgaTTCAAccttgttatggacaaaaccatatggacatatcgaataatccaggacaaaggacaattaacccatggtaataaactaaaatcaacacgtcaaacatcatgattatggaagtttaaataagcataattcctttattttatatctcatcgcatctttatttactgtcattttatttatcgcacttttaattatcgtactttttaattatcgcaattttatttaccgtcattttatttatcgcactttaatttatcgtactttaattattgtcatttactttacgctttaaattaagtcttttatatatttaatattttacattaggttttaactgcgactaaagttttaaaatcgacaaaccagtcattaaacggtaaaaaccccattttataataataataatactacttatatttatatatatatttatacaaatatagtttttaaaaatatagcgttaaacttggctagttccctgtggacgaaccggacttactaaaaactacactactgtacgattaggtacactgcctataagtgttgtagcaaggtttaggtatttccactctataaataaataaataacttgtgtaaaattgtatcgtatttaatagtatttcctagtaaaatataagctatttcgtatacacccctacgtacatcaagtatttttggcgccgctaccggggaccctaaacgccgaaagcacaacgctataaaaaaagcaTTTTAGTGTttaagtaatttttgtaaaaatatatgtttataagttttaaatattaaaaatacaaaaatattaaaaaatatatatatatatatatattttttttagttataaaatactaataagtaatttttatttaaaatataagttttagttaagttataaaacattttctataaaataaaaacagaaaattaaaaaaaaaaaaagtaaacaaagtaaaaaaataaaataatacacGATAGAACCTATCGAATCTGAACCTGCATTTGATCTGAAACtgcaagtcatgcgatcgcatggcttgagtgCTTAAAACCCATGCAACCGCATGGTAACATTTGACAGGTCTGATCCTAGTACGACTGAATTAGGGttacgtataattattattattattaattaattagttaattagggtttagtttatttaatatttagtttaagttttaattaaatttgtatttttaagttttaatactatataaattaatacttttatagaataataatataaaaataatatttttttaaaaataagtaattttatcatttttatatctttttataaattgtatattttaaccgtttatttcgtaatttgtatatatttatcgtTCGAAATTAGTTAGTAACTTAGTATTTtttcgtagttattttatatttctagatttttagactttgccgtaaaatcccttaagtgctttttctttagactaagatttaggtgatttagaattttgcgacaccgttttaagattttagtactttttaagttattgccgttttggatatagaattccttttaagctttaatacctttagacacaacttctattatttaatttttagaattttaagtttcgacgcgctactttcttatttttattttttgaccttttattttttgacgtttttcgacgctactctttttctttcttatttctcgacgctctagtttttaggacatagaattttctatttcttctctaaaatttcaaaacgaaaaattattttaagtagttaaattgatagacaacctaaattttctggttcgtagtaatagttggatttgttagtggcaagttgtgggcttccgatttaaagggtcctggctacctgctacatctattggctattcgaaacgtgagcaaaatcagaaaagtctattaatttgataacttatataatttttatcttttataactaataggatattcagttaatgcaccgagcaaaacgttcaccaccttttatacgttcaccacctgtaactcgatcaagacatctagccaatattgtcgccgttgatttttctttagaatcgtcatccagtcgaccaagtactccaattcaaatttccgataatccattttttgaacccaacctcacaattgagaatccagaggatattcagggacaattcagagatcctgaaccactaatcattcctcatgaaccacaaatcactcatccagagattgtcgaggaagaaaccattaaatcataatcctctagtgattcagattcaacaaattcaatcatggaaaatctggaacctctaagtatggaagaccgaatgagagctaaacgcactggccaaggttatgcaattactcaaccagacattaatgcgccagattatgaaatcaaaggacaaatcctacacatggtaattaatcaatgctaatttagtggtgcgccgaaggaagatccaaatgaacatcttcgtacctttaatagaatctgtactctatttaaaatctgagaagttgaggatgaacatatatatctcatgttattttcctggactttaaagggagaagccaaagattggttagaatcgttacctgaaggggcgattgatacatgggatgttttagttgaaaaatttcttaaacaattctttccggcatctaaagccgtgagacttcaaggagaaattgttacgttcacgcaaaagccaaacgaaactttatatgaagcgtggacaagatttggaaagttattgagaggatgtccgcaacatggtttagacacttatcaaatagtacaaatattctaccaaggatgcgacatcactacaagaaaagacatcgatatagcagctggtgattccattatgaagaaaaccgcaactgaagcttacaaaattattgataacactgcttcccactcacatgag
The window above is part of the Rutidosis leptorrhynchoides isolate AG116_Rl617_1_P2 chromosome 1, CSIRO_AGI_Rlap_v1, whole genome shotgun sequence genome. Proteins encoded here:
- the LOC139889795 gene encoding uncharacterized protein, which produces MPFGLKNAGSTYQCVIDMAFIDQIGRNVEVYVDDIVIKSHTEESMLRDILETFDSMRKINMKLNPKKCTFGVEEESSGHLAKWAVELGEYEINFSPRHAVKGQILADFLLETTEKQVNGAFEAKDISMKQYLQLVEKISKNFETLEDKSIDEKVLVATGEEGGSCWMTPYVKYLQDRTLPDDVTKARRIKVSAPLYVLKNGVLYRKSFNGPNLRCLAPQQAIDVIKEMHEGLCAQHSDYKTVVARIMRQAYYWQTIYSDTSEIIKACDACQRHGTVQLLPKYDLISVSSAWPFCKWAIDIVGPFPGSVGNARFLVVAIDFYTKWVEAKVWFTKRNCK